The following proteins are co-located in the Microbulbifer sp. VAAF005 genome:
- a CDS encoding TRAP transporter small permease subunit, whose protein sequence is MRFLLCSAQALERLTSHTGQLLSWFTWAMVLLQSCVVVMRHGFNTGSIALQESVIYLHGAAFMLGLAYALQTDAHVRVDVFYRRMSARAKTWINAIGYLVFLLPLCVFLFISSWHFVLNSWSVFEDSANAGGLPGVFLLKSLIPLSAVTLALAGLAQFIRALVQLMLPQQQSIPMSSSKAVLKQVEGAEV, encoded by the coding sequence ATGCGTTTTCTGCTGTGCAGCGCGCAGGCACTCGAGCGCCTGACCAGTCATACCGGGCAACTGCTGTCCTGGTTCACCTGGGCCATGGTCCTGTTACAAAGCTGTGTTGTGGTGATGCGCCACGGCTTCAATACCGGTTCTATCGCCCTACAGGAATCCGTGATTTACCTGCACGGTGCCGCCTTTATGCTGGGGCTGGCCTATGCGTTGCAGACCGATGCCCATGTGCGGGTGGATGTCTTCTACCGCAGGATGAGCGCCAGGGCCAAAACCTGGATCAATGCAATTGGCTATCTGGTATTCCTCTTACCGCTTTGCGTCTTTCTATTTATAAGCAGCTGGCACTTTGTACTGAATAGCTGGTCAGTTTTTGAAGACAGTGCGAACGCCGGCGGCCTGCCTGGGGTATTTTTACTGAAGAGCCTGATTCCTCTGTCCGCAGTCACCTTGGCTCTGGCGGGACTGGCCCAGTTTATTCGCGCCCTGGTGCAATTGATGCTGCCCCAACAACAGTCCATTCCAATGTCGTCGTCAAAAGCAGTACTGAAGCAGGTAGAAGGGGCCGAAGTGTGA